From Phaeobacter sp. A36a-5a, the proteins below share one genomic window:
- a CDS encoding carbohydrate ABC transporter permease — protein sequence MQNTPYKPRRRWHIAVFLAPAVLVYTAIMIFPLFNTLRLALYSESDQIRQFVGLANFQTLFGNPNWSEQFWNALGNNFWFFIVHMLVQNPIGVALAAILSHPRLRFAALYRTAIFVPTILSFVIVGFAWKLILSPIWGITPDLLDAIGLKWLFAPWLGKEDYALTTLALISVWQFVGIPMMLIYAALLSIPEEVIEAGEVDGITGMSAFWKIKLPLILPSIGIISILTFVGNFNAFDLIYTTQGALAGPDFSTDILGTFMYRTFFGFQLQLGDPHMGSAIATAMFAIILIGVCIYLFGIQTRLRRYQF from the coding sequence ATGCAAAACACCCCTTATAAACCGCGCAGACGCTGGCATATCGCCGTTTTTCTGGCGCCCGCTGTGCTGGTCTATACGGCCATCATGATCTTCCCACTGTTCAATACCCTGCGGCTCGCGCTCTATAGCGAAAGCGACCAGATCCGCCAGTTCGTCGGCCTCGCCAATTTCCAGACCCTGTTCGGCAACCCCAACTGGTCGGAACAGTTCTGGAATGCGCTTGGCAATAATTTCTGGTTCTTCATCGTGCATATGCTGGTGCAGAACCCAATCGGGGTGGCGCTGGCGGCGATCCTCAGCCATCCCCGGCTCCGGTTTGCCGCACTCTATCGCACCGCGATCTTCGTGCCGACCATCCTCAGCTTTGTCATCGTCGGCTTCGCCTGGAAACTGATCCTCTCGCCGATCTGGGGCATCACCCCCGACCTCCTCGACGCCATTGGCCTGAAGTGGCTGTTTGCCCCCTGGCTGGGCAAGGAAGACTACGCGCTGACCACGCTGGCGCTGATCTCTGTCTGGCAGTTTGTCGGCATCCCGATGATGCTGATCTACGCAGCCCTGCTGTCGATCCCCGAAGAGGTGATCGAAGCCGGCGAGGTTGATGGCATCACCGGCATGTCCGCCTTCTGGAAAATCAAACTGCCGCTGATCCTACCCTCCATCGGGATTATCTCGATCCTGACATTTGTAGGCAACTTCAACGCCTTCGACCTGATCTACACCACCCAAGGTGCACTTGCCGGGCCGGATTTCTCGACCGATATCCTCGGCACCTTCATGTATCGCACCTTCTTCGGCTTTCAGCTGCAACTGGGCGATCCGCATATGGGGTCCGCCATTGCCACCGCCATGTTCGCGATCATCCTGATCGGTGTCTGCATCTATCTCTTCGGCATCCAGACCCGTCTGCGCCGCTACCAGTTCTGA
- a CDS encoding carbohydrate ABC transporter permease, translated as MHKSRSNPFNSILAHGALITYTLIALFPVFVILVNSFKTRKAIFRDPLGLPTSDTFSLVGYQTVLKQGDFFLYFQNSMIVTVVSLALVLLFGAMAAFALAEYRFKGNMLLGLYLALGIMIPIRIGTVAILELMVDTGLVNTLTALILVYTAQGLPLAVFILSEFMKQVSDDLKNAGRIDGLSEYTIFFRLVLPLVRPAMATVAVFNMIPIWNDLWFPLILAPAEETKTLTLGSQVFIGQFVTDWNAVLSALSMAILPVMVLYVIFSRQLIRGITSGAVK; from the coding sequence ATGCATAAATCCCGCTCAAACCCGTTCAACAGCATCCTCGCCCACGGTGCGCTGATCACCTACACGCTGATCGCCCTGTTTCCGGTGTTTGTGATCCTGGTAAACAGCTTCAAAACCCGCAAAGCGATCTTTCGCGACCCTCTCGGCCTGCCGACATCCGACACATTCTCGCTGGTCGGCTATCAGACCGTCCTGAAGCAGGGGGATTTCTTCCTCTACTTTCAGAACTCGATGATTGTCACCGTGGTGTCGCTGGCGCTGGTGCTGCTGTTTGGCGCAATGGCCGCCTTCGCCCTCGCGGAATACCGGTTCAAGGGCAATATGCTGCTCGGCCTGTACCTCGCCCTTGGCATCATGATCCCGATCCGCATCGGCACCGTCGCCATTCTGGAGCTGATGGTGGACACCGGGCTGGTCAATACACTGACTGCGCTGATCCTCGTCTATACCGCGCAGGGTCTGCCGCTGGCGGTGTTCATCCTGTCGGAATTCATGAAACAGGTGAGCGATGATCTGAAGAACGCAGGCCGCATCGACGGGCTTTCGGAATACACCATCTTCTTCCGCCTCGTGCTGCCGCTGGTGCGCCCGGCCATGGCCACCGTCGCCGTCTTCAACATGATCCCGATCTGGAACGATCTCTGGTTCCCGCTGATCCTGGCCCCGGCCGAGGAAACCAAGACGCTGACACTGGGCAGCCAGGTCTTCATCGGCCAGTTCGTGACAGACTGGAACGCCGTGCTCTCGGCGCTGTCGATGGCGATCCTGCCGGTCATGGTGCTCTATGTGATCTTCTCGCGCCAACTGATCCGCGGTATCACCTCAGGAGCGGTGAAATGA
- a CDS encoding Gfo/Idh/MocA family protein, whose product MTRVLIAGLGNMGFAHALAHHNDETAQIVGLVNRSGAPAQAPLQDYPVYSDFHQALAQTKPDLVVIATYSDSHAAYAIAAMEAGADVFVEKPLATTVADARAVTDAARRLGRKLMVGYILRHHPSWQRLIAEARDLGPPYVFRMNLNQQSDGPTWQTHKALMQTTSPIVDCGVHYVDVMCQITDATPQRVHGIGLRLSDEIAEDMYNYGQFQVTFSDGSVGWYEAGWGPMMSETAYFVKDVVSPNGSVSITETDKAGSDDVDGHTAVGSLIVHRSTQDTPDRRIDLPEEPDHQALCAAEQTHMLRVIAEDIDMERHMQDAVASLAICLAADQSIRSGAPVDLTTVQTERTEAAATAPTSPSANPKT is encoded by the coding sequence ATGACCCGCGTACTGATCGCAGGCCTTGGCAATATGGGCTTTGCCCATGCGCTGGCTCACCACAATGACGAAACCGCGCAGATCGTCGGCCTCGTCAACCGCTCCGGCGCGCCTGCACAGGCCCCCTTGCAGGACTATCCGGTTTATAGCGATTTCCATCAGGCGCTGGCGCAGACCAAACCCGATCTGGTGGTCATCGCCACCTATTCCGACAGCCATGCCGCCTATGCCATTGCCGCAATGGAGGCCGGCGCGGATGTCTTCGTCGAAAAGCCGCTGGCCACCACGGTTGCCGATGCCCGCGCAGTGACCGACGCCGCCCGCCGTCTGGGGCGCAAGCTGATGGTGGGCTATATCCTGCGTCACCATCCCAGCTGGCAGCGCCTGATTGCCGAGGCCCGCGATCTCGGGCCCCCGTATGTGTTCCGCATGAACCTCAACCAGCAGTCCGATGGCCCTACATGGCAGACCCACAAGGCACTGATGCAGACCACTTCGCCAATCGTGGACTGCGGCGTGCATTATGTCGATGTGATGTGCCAGATCACCGATGCCACACCCCAGCGCGTCCATGGCATCGGCCTGCGCCTGTCGGATGAAATTGCCGAGGATATGTATAATTACGGCCAGTTTCAGGTGACCTTCTCTGACGGGTCCGTCGGCTGGTACGAGGCAGGCTGGGGACCGATGATGTCCGAAACCGCGTATTTCGTAAAAGACGTGGTGTCCCCCAACGGATCCGTCTCGATCACCGAAACAGACAAGGCTGGCTCGGACGATGTCGATGGCCATACCGCCGTCGGCAGCCTGATCGTGCATCGCAGCACGCAAGACACCCCGGACCGCCGCATCGACCTGCCCGAGGAACCCGACCATCAGGCGCTCTGCGCTGCCGAACAGACCCATATGCTGCGGGTCATTGCCGAGGACATCGACATGGAGCGGCACATGCAGGACGCCGTTGCCTCGCTGGCGATCTGTCTGGCCGCCGACCAGAGCATCCGCAGCGGCGCGCCCGTTGACCTGACCACAGTACAGACAGAACGGACCGAGGCCGCGGCGACAGCGCCCACCTCGCCCTCTGCGAACCCGAAGACCTGA
- a CDS encoding ABC transporter ATP-binding protein: protein MTALQLTNVCKSFGPVEVLKDINLTVEDGEFVVFVGPSGCGKSTLLRVISGLEDATAGEITIGGQTVTTTPPAKRGIAMVFQSYALYPHLTVRENMALALKQERQPKEEIAARVAEASRMLSLEDYLNRRPSELSGGQRQRVAIGRAVVREPKLFLFDEPLSNLDAALRMNTRLEIARLHRQLSASMIYVTHDQIEAMTLADKIVVLRDGRIEQVGTPMELYNNPANRFVAEFIGAPAMNFVPAPRLGGNPGQFIGIRPEYARISPDGPLTGEVIHVEKLGGDTNILVDMGEDLTFTARLFGQHDTHVGETLTFDFDPANCLAFDAAGQRV from the coding sequence ATGACCGCCCTACAGCTTACCAATGTCTGCAAATCCTTCGGCCCGGTCGAGGTGCTGAAAGATATCAACCTCACCGTGGAGGACGGCGAATTCGTGGTCTTTGTCGGCCCGTCGGGATGTGGCAAATCCACCCTTCTGCGGGTGATCTCCGGGCTTGAGGACGCCACGGCGGGTGAGATCACCATCGGCGGCCAGACCGTCACCACCACGCCCCCCGCCAAACGCGGCATCGCCATGGTGTTCCAGTCCTATGCGCTTTATCCGCATCTCACCGTGCGCGAAAACATGGCGCTTGCCCTGAAACAGGAACGCCAGCCCAAGGAGGAAATCGCCGCCCGCGTCGCCGAAGCCAGCCGGATGCTGTCGCTGGAGGACTACCTCAATCGCCGCCCCTCGGAACTGTCGGGCGGTCAGCGGCAGCGCGTCGCCATTGGCCGCGCCGTGGTGCGCGAACCCAAGCTGTTCCTGTTTGACGAACCGCTCTCCAACCTCGATGCCGCCCTGCGCATGAACACCCGTCTGGAAATCGCCCGCCTGCACCGTCAGCTGTCGGCCAGCATGATCTACGTCACCCACGACCAGATCGAAGCGATGACCCTTGCGGATAAAATCGTCGTGCTGCGCGACGGCCGTATCGAACAGGTCGGCACCCCGATGGAACTCTACAACAATCCCGCCAACCGTTTTGTGGCGGAATTCATTGGCGCACCAGCCATGAATTTTGTCCCCGCCCCGCGTCTGGGCGGCAACCCCGGACAGTTCATCGGCATTCGCCCGGAATATGCCCGCATCAGCCCGGATGGCCCGCTCACAGGCGAGGTGATTCACGTGGAAAAACTGGGCGGCGACACCAATATTCTGGTCGACATGGGCGAGGATCTGACCTTTACCGCCCGCCTCTTTGGTCAGCATGACACCCATGTGGGCGAAACGCTGACCTTTGACTTTGATCCGGCCAACTGCCTCGCCTTTGATGCTGCGGGTCAGCGGGTCTGA